GCTTCGCCGTCTTCATGGTCATGGACATCACGCAGCGGAAGGTGGCCGAGGCGGGCATCATCAGGGCCATGCGGGCGCTGTCGGCCCTGAGCCGCTGCAACAACGCCATCATCCGCGCCTCCGACGAGGTCTCCCTCCTGGAGGAGACCTGCAGGATAATGGTGGAGACCGGGGGCTATCTTTTCGCCTGGGTCGGTTCCGTGGAAAACGGGCCCCAGAAACAGGTTCGCCCCGCGGCCCGGGCAGGCCGCGAGGACGGCTACCTCGAGGCCGTCCGGGTGTCGTGGGCCGACGAGCCCCACGGGCGCGGACCCACCGGCACGGCCATCCGCAAGGGGGAACCCTCCTTCGTCAGGGACACGGAGAGCGACCCCCGGTTCGCTCCCTGGCGAGGGGAGGCCCTGAAGCGGGGATACAGGTCCGTGCTCGCCTTGCCGTTGATAGAGGGGCAGACCACCTTCGCCGCCCTCACGGTCTACGCCGGGGAAAGCGGGGCTTTCGACTCCGAAGAGGTCGTCCTGCTCACCGAGCTCGCCGGGGTGGTGGCCCACGGCGTGGCCGCCCTCCGGCTGCGCACCGAGAGGCAGCGCGCCCAGGCGACCATCAGCCGCCAGATGCAGCGGCTCCGCTCCCTGCGCACCGTGGACATGGCCATCACGGCAAGCCTGGACATCCTTCTGACCGAAGTGCTCCTTCAGCTTGAAGTGGACGCCGCGGCGGTGCTCCTTCAGGACCATACCTCCCTTCTCCTGGAGTACCGGGCCTCCCGGGGGTTCAGCCTGCACGACATCATGGGCTCCTCCCTGCGCCTGGGCGAGGGGCTGGCGGGGCGCGTGGCCCTGGCCAGAAAGCCGGTCTTCATTGCCGACCTCGCGCAGATGCCGGAAGAGGACGCCGGAGGGCCCCTCGTCCTCAAGCACGGCTTCACGGCGTACTTCGCCCTGCCCCTCCTGGCCAAGGGCGAGGTGCAGGGGGTCCTTGAGATATTCAACCGCTCGGCCCTCGAGCTGGAGCCCGACTGGCTGGACTTCATCGAGTCCCTGGCCGGTCAGGCCGCCATCGCCATAGACAACGCCACCCTGCTTCAGAACCTGCAGCGCTCCCGCGACGAGCTGATACTTGCCTACGACTCCACCATCGAGGGCTGGTCCCGGGCCCTGGACTACCGGGACAAGGAGACCGAAGGCCACTCCGAGCGCGTGACGGAGATGACCCTCCGGGTGGCCCGCTCCCTGGGGGCGGCCGAGGAGGACATGGCCCACGTCCGATGGGGGGCCCTCCTGCACGACATCGGCCCCCATCCCCTTTCTCCGCCGGGCCATGGACATCCCCTACTGCCACCACGAGAAGTGGGACGGGACGGGCTACCCCCGGGGGCTCCGGAAAAAGGAGATTCCGCTTTCGGCACGCATCTTCTCCGTGGTGGACGTCTGGGACGCCCTGTCCTCCGACCGCCCCTACCGCCCGGCCTGGCCCCGGGAGCACGTGCTTTCCTATCTCCGGGAGCAGTCCGGCGTCCACTTCGACCCCTCCGTGGTGGAGACGTTCCTGGGGATGGACTGGTAAGAGGGGATTCCCGGCCGGACACGGGGTGGCCGTACAAGAACAAGAGCCCGTCCCTATCAGAGGGAGGCCCTGGGCCCCCTGGGCCCCCTCAGGCCTTCCTGGCCTGCCTGCGGGCCCGGTCCTTCAGGGCGGCCTTGATGAAGACGTCCAGGTCGCCGTCCAGGACGGCGTTTATGTTGCCCACCTCCACCCCGGTGCGGTGGTCCTTGACCATCTGGTAGGGGTGCAGCACATAGGAGCGTATCTGGGAGCCCCAGGCTATCTCCTTCTTCTCGCCCACCAGGCCCTCCATGGCGCGCTCCTTCTCGGCAAGCTCCAGCTCGTAGAGGCGGGAGCGCAGTATCTTCATGGCCACCTCCCGGTTGCGGTGCTGGGAGCGGTCGGTCTGGCAGGAGGCGACGATGCCGGTGGGCAGGTGGGTGATGCGCACGGCCGAGGAGGTCTTGTTGACGTGCTGTCCGCCGGCGCCCGAGGCCCTGAAGGTGTCCACCCGGATGTCCTCGTCGCGTATCTGCACCTCCACGTCCTCCTCTATCTCCGGCGTGACCAGGACGGCGGTGAAGCTGGTGTGGCGGCGCTTGGAGGCGTCGAAGGGGCTGATGCGCACCAGGCGGTGCACGCCGGCCTCCACCTTGAGGGAGCCGTAGGCGAAGGGGCCCTCCACCGAGACGGTGGCCGACTTGACCCCGGCCTCCTCCCCCGGCAGGAGGTCCACGATGCGGGTCTCATAGCCCCTGCGCTCGGCCCACCGGAGGTACATCCTCAGGAGCATCTGCGCCCAGTCCTGGCTCTCGGTGCCGCCGGCGCCGGGGTTGATGGTGAGGATGGCATTGCCCCGGTCATGCTCGCCCGAAAGCAGCAGGCGCACCTCCACCTCCTCCACCTGTTCCTCCAGGTTTCCGAGGCCCCGGGCCAGTTCCTCCAGGAATATCTCTCCGCCCTCCTCCTCCAGGACGCTGGAGGACTCCACCAGGTACCGGTACTCGTCGGCCATCTGCCGGTAGGGCAAAAGGAGGTCCTCCAGGGCGGCCTTCCGCTTCTGGAGCTCAAGCATGCGGTCGTGGCGCGACCAGGTGGCCTCGGTGGCCAGTTCCTTCTCTATCTCGGCTATCTCGGCTTCGAGGCGGGGGACATCAAAGATACCCCCGGAGGGAGGAGACTTTCTCGCCCAGGCTTGAGAGCCGCTCCCTGATTTCTTCGCGCTCCATCGTTACTTCCTCCTTATGTCCATCAGCAGTATCGCGGTGCCCAGGATGAGGAGATAGGCGAACAGGTCGCCGAACCGGGAGTAGAAACTCACCGTGCGGTCGGTGCGCACCGCGGCGGTCAGGACGTTGCGCTCGAAGATGCCCGTGCGCTCCAGGACGCGGCCGTTGCTGTCGATGAAGCCCGAGACCCCGGTGTTGGTGGCCCGGATGACCGGCTTTCGGTTCTCCACGGCGCGGAACACCGCCATGGAGAAGTGCTGGTAGGGGCCCGGGGTCTTGCCGAACCACGCGTCGTTGGAGATGGTGACCATGAAGTCGCCCTCGCCGTCCTTGAAGAATTTCCGCACGAGGCCGGGGAAGATGATCTCGTAGCAGATGAGCGTGGAGAACTCCCCGTCCCCCGGGAGCTTCCCCAGCGTGTACTGTTCCCCGGGCACGTACTCCCCGATGCCATGGGCGAGCTTGTCCACGAAAAAAAGCACCCGCCTCAGGGGCACGTACTCGCCGAAGGGCACCAGGTGTATTTTATCATAGCTGTAGGCCACCTCTCCCTTGGGAGTCAGCAGCACCGCGCTGTTACCCAGCTCGTAGCTGCTGGAGGCGCCCTTCACCGTGACGGCCCCGGTCAGAAGCGGGGTCCCCAGGGAAGAGACGTACCGGCGGAAGGCCGCGGTGCGCTCCTTGTCCAGGCCGAAGTAAAAGGGCAGGGCGCTCTCGGGCCAGATGACCAGGTCCGGGTCGTCCTGTAGCTCGGCGGTCTCCGAGAGGGTCTCATAGGTGTCCAGCACCCGGTTCTGATAGCGCTCGTTCCACTTGAGGTCCTGCCGGATATTGCCCTGCACGATGCTGGCCTCAAGCTCCTTGCCCGGGCGCTCCTCCGAAAGCCGCCACCCCCCGTACAGCAGCACAGCCGCCGCCAGGCCGGCCAGGAGCACGTAGCTCACCACCGTGGGATAGAGGTGGAAAAGCGGCATCGCCTCCCTTCTCTTTCTGATGATGAAGAGGTCGGCTATGGCCCC
The genomic region above belongs to Nitrospirota bacterium and contains:
- a CDS encoding HD domain-containing phosphohydrolase, producing MDIPYCHHEKWDGTGYPRGLRKKEIPLSARIFSVVDVWDALSSDRPYRPAWPREHVLSYLREQSGVHFDPSVVETFLGMDW
- the prfB gene encoding peptide chain release factor 2 (programmed frameshift) is translated as MEREEIRERLSSLGEKVSSLRGYLDVPRLEAEIAEIEKELATEATWSRHDRMLELQKRKAALEDLLLPYRQMADEYRYLVESSSVLEEEGGEIFLEELARGLGNLEEQVEEVEVRLLLSGEHDRGNAILTINPGAGGTESQDWAQMLLRMYLRWAERRGYETRIVDLLPGEEAGVKSATVSVEGPFAYGSLKVEAGVHRLVRISPFDASKRRHTSFTAVLVTPEIEEDVEVQIRDEDIRVDTFRASGAGGQHVNKTSSAVRITHLPTGIVASCQTDRSQHRNREVAMKILRSRLYELELAEKERAMEGLVGEKKEIAWGSQIRSYVLHPYQMVKDHRTGVEVGNINAVLDGDLDVFIKAALKDRARRQARKA
- the lnt gene encoding apolipoprotein N-acyltransferase gives rise to the protein MTLNYRPYLPAIVSGAVLIFAFPFFDFSLLAFVALVPFLVSLWQMSGRQAFKAGMAMGVVYFYGTLYWIYYSVYHYGGVPLVAALAVVLLLVLYLSLFTGLFALLFAKKLRSSSLPALFLAPVFWVVLEYARTYLLSGFPWASIGYTQHESLRVIQMADITGVYGVSFFVVAVNGAIADLFIIRKRREAMPLFHLYPTVVSYVLLAGLAAAVLLYGGWRLSEERPGKELEASIVQGNIRQDLKWNERYQNRVLDTYETLSETAELQDDPDLVIWPESALPFYFGLDKERTAAFRRYVSSLGTPLLTGAVTVKGASSSYELGNSAVLLTPKGEVAYSYDKIHLVPFGEYVPLRRVLFFVDKLAHGIGEYVPGEQYTLGKLPGDGEFSTLICYEIIFPGLVRKFFKDGEGDFMVTISNDAWFGKTPGPYQHFSMAVFRAVENRKPVIRATNTGVSGFIDSNGRVLERTGIFERNVLTAAVRTDRTVSFYSRFGDLFAYLLILGTAILLMDIRRK